The Triticum aestivum cultivar Chinese Spring chromosome 7B, IWGSC CS RefSeq v2.1, whole genome shotgun sequence genome window below encodes:
- the LOC123161903 gene encoding UDP-glycosyltransferase 90A1-like has translation MAASPTLRHVAMLPFMAKGHAMPLIHLARLLLGRRLASAVTFFTTPRNAPFIRAGLAGAGGGAAVVELPFPSEQDAPQSTDELPSSTSLVDFVTAVAALQPAFADALAKIEPRPDLLVHDGFLRWAKDIADELGMPRLVTLGFGGFATYVNRAVTAHRPHARVSSPSEPFPVHGVPDLRLTKADLNPPFDDPEPSGPHWDFICKNRISMYSSRGIIVNSFHELESIYIDLWNREFDIKMWPIGPLSLAASEPAVQTKDDREISEWLDSRLAMDRPVLYVAFGSQAELSRAQLEEIAVGLDNSGVDFLWVVRSKWLNPDDRFNDWFGDRGKVVEGFINQLGVLSHKSVRGFFTHCGWNSVLESIVMGVPMLSFPMAAEQKLNAKFVVDVIHVGLRVRPKEDANKGGSGLVMSGDVQVLARELILGEEGKRAAARAGELSLSSRKTMDIGGSSFENLAKMVQEVSETHANGE, from the coding sequence ATGGCTGCTTCACCGACGCTCCGTCACGTGGCCATGCTCCCCTTCATGGCAAAGGGCCACGCCATGCCGCTCATCCACCTCGCGCGCCTCCTTCTTGGCCGCCGCCTTGCCTCGGCCGTCACCTTCTTCACCACCCCGCGCAACGCGCCCTTCATCCGCGCGGGCCTCgctggtgccggcggcggcgccgcggtCGTCGAGCTTCCATTCCCCTCCGAGCAGGACGCCCCGCAGAGCACGGACGAGCTCCCATCGTCGACCAGTCTTGTCGACTTCGTCACCGCGGTGGCGGCGCTCCAGCCGGCGTTCGCGGACGCGCTCGCCAAGATCGAGCCCAGGCCGGACCTGCTCGTCCACGACGGCTTCCTCCGGTGGGCCAAGGACATCGCCGACGAGCTCGGCATGCCGCGGCTTGTCACCCTCGGCTTCGGCGGCTTCGCCACGTACGTCAATCGGGCAGTGACGGCACACAGGCCGCACGCACGCGTGAGCTCGCCATCCGAGCCGTTCCCGGTCCACGGTGTGCCGGACCTCCGCCTCACGAAGGCCGACCTCAACCCGCCGTTCGACGACCCGGAGCCTTCCGGCCCGCACTGGGACTTCATTTGCAAGAACCGCATCAGCATGTACTCCAGCCGGGGCATCATCGTCAACTCCTTCCACGAGCTGGAGTCGATCTACATCGACCTGTGGAACCGGGAGTTCGACATCAAGATGTGGCCGATCGGACCGCTCTCTCTCGCGGCCTCCGAACCGGCGGTCCAGACCAAGGACGACCGTGAGATCTCAGAGTGGCTCGACTCGAGGCTCGCCATGGACCGGCCGGTCCTCTATGTCGCGTTCGGATCGCAGGCCGAGCTGAGCCGGGCGCAGCTGGAAGAGATCGCCGTCGGGTTGGACAACTCCGGTGTAGACTTCTTATGGGTGGTCCGGTCCAAATGGCTCAATCCAGATGACCGGTTCAATGACTGGTTCGGAGACAGGGGCAAGGTGGTGGAAGGTTTCATCAACCAGCTCGGAGTTCTGAGTCACAAATCAGTGAGAGGATTTTTCACACACTGCGGATGGAACTCGGTGCTGGAGAGCATCGTCATGGGTGTGCCAATGCTGTCGTTCCCAATGGCGGCCGAGCAGAAGCTCAATGCCAAATTCGTCGTGGACGTGATCCATGTGGGGCTCCGAGTTCGGCCGAAGGAAGACGCCAACAAGGGAGGTAGTGGGTTGGTTATGAGTGGAGACGTGCAGGTGTTGGCAAGGGAACTGATCTTGGGAGAGGAAGGGAAACGCGCCGCTGCTAGAGCTGGTGAGCTCTCCCTGTCTTCTAGAAAGACCATGGATATAGGTGGCTCCTCGTTTGAAAACCTTGCAAAGATGGTTCAGGAGGTCAGTGAGACCCATGCCAATGGTGAGTAA